The Pseudomonas berkeleyensis genome includes a region encoding these proteins:
- a CDS encoding alpha/beta hydrolase family protein has translation MQGLTDPDAIWSAEQAAAASADFAELHAAHGGVLWVAFDPALARCGLFFCRDGIVSELTPSGFSVRSRVYEYGGGACCATEQGVAFVNERDQQVYCTDIGLDGGAHGAPYLLTSQSHCRYSDLAFVLAWQALLAVEESHEGGAVVHRLVRIGLTGKRDVLVEGADFYAAPVADPSGQRLAWIEWDRPHQPWVATRLCQRESGERSWVLSGEAGDRSLQQPRFDAQGRLWVLSDKAGWWQPECVDGDTTLHVAPYDHAPAPWQLGSRTFLPLENGELLLIRFEEGVGRLVGCAVRTDAAVGISGAPSLGGPVTPYSKAEQRLAEGFTRFRSLAADNEHFYCIAAAPDRLPAVLSIRRSDGALQVLAGGEQPLAEAQLSRPQPFSCTVGEDEHCHGFFYAPVSSAERPPLVIFLHGGPTSACYPVFDPRIAFWTLRGYAVLDLNYRGSSGYGRAYRLRLAGQWGELEVEDIRAAIDSLASNGCIDPQRVFVRGGSAGGFSALRALVELPQLRGGASLYGVSDPLALRRLTHKFEADYLDWLIGDPEQDAERYRERTPLLQAERIKVPVIFFQGALDAVVVPSQTEAMVVALRQRGLPVEYHLFAEERHGFRQAANLAEALRAEHAFYQCLR, from the coding sequence ATGCAAGGCCTGACCGATCCCGACGCGATCTGGAGTGCCGAGCAGGCTGCCGCGGCCAGCGCCGACTTCGCCGAACTGCACGCTGCCCATGGCGGCGTACTATGGGTAGCGTTCGATCCTGCTCTGGCGCGTTGCGGGCTGTTCTTCTGCCGTGACGGTATTGTCAGTGAACTAACGCCGTCGGGCTTCTCCGTGCGTAGCCGTGTCTATGAGTACGGTGGCGGCGCCTGCTGCGCCACGGAGCAGGGCGTGGCGTTCGTCAATGAGCGTGATCAGCAGGTCTATTGCACCGATATCGGCTTGGACGGCGGTGCGCACGGCGCACCCTACCTGCTCACCAGTCAGTCCCACTGCCGCTATAGCGACCTGGCATTCGTACTCGCCTGGCAGGCATTGCTGGCGGTGGAGGAAAGCCATGAGGGCGGCGCGGTGGTGCATCGTCTGGTGCGCATCGGCCTTACCGGTAAGCGCGATGTTCTGGTGGAGGGGGCCGATTTCTATGCGGCGCCGGTAGCCGACCCAAGCGGCCAGCGTCTGGCTTGGATCGAGTGGGATCGTCCGCATCAACCCTGGGTCGCCACGCGTCTTTGTCAGCGCGAGTCTGGCGAGCGTAGCTGGGTGTTGTCGGGTGAGGCGGGAGATCGATCCCTGCAGCAGCCGCGCTTCGATGCCCAGGGCCGGCTGTGGGTGTTGAGCGACAAGGCTGGTTGGTGGCAACCCGAGTGCGTCGATGGCGACACAACGCTGCACGTCGCGCCCTATGATCACGCGCCGGCGCCCTGGCAGCTGGGCAGTCGAACCTTTCTGCCGCTGGAAAACGGTGAACTGTTGCTGATCCGTTTCGAGGAGGGAGTAGGCCGTCTCGTAGGGTGCGCTGTGCGCACCGATGCTGCTGTCGGAATCAGTGGTGCGCCCAGCCTGGGCGGCCCCGTGACACCCTACTCAAAGGCAGAGCAGCGTTTGGCCGAAGGGTTTACGCGTTTCCGTAGCCTGGCTGCCGACAACGAGCATTTCTACTGCATCGCTGCCGCTCCTGATCGTCTGCCGGCGGTGCTCTCCATTCGCCGCAGCGATGGCGCATTGCAGGTGCTGGCAGGGGGTGAGCAGCCGCTGGCTGAAGCACAGCTATCACGGCCTCAGCCATTCAGCTGCACGGTGGGTGAGGACGAACATTGTCACGGCTTTTTCTACGCCCCCGTGTCGTCCGCAGAGCGCCCACCGCTGGTGATCTTCCTGCACGGCGGCCCGACCTCGGCCTGCTACCCGGTGTTCGATCCGCGTATCGCTTTCTGGACGTTACGCGGCTACGCCGTGCTCGATCTCAACTATCGCGGCAGCAGCGGCTATGGCCGTGCCTATCGTCTGCGCCTGGCAGGGCAGTGGGGCGAGCTGGAAGTGGAAGATATTCGCGCTGCCATCGACTCGCTCGCCAGCAATGGCTGTATCGACCCGCAGCGTGTATTCGTACGCGGTGGCAGCGCGGGTGGCTTCAGCGCGCTACGTGCACTGGTCGAGCTGCCGCAGCTACGCGGTGGTGCAAGCCTCTACGGTGTCAGCGACCCGCTGGCGCTGCGCCGGCTGACCCACAAGTTCGAGGCGGATTATCTCGACTGGTTGATCGGCGACCCCGAGCAGGATGCCGAGCGCTATCGAGAGCGCACGCCCTTGTTGCAGGCCGAACGGATCAAGGTACCGGTGATTTTTTTCCAGGGCGCGCTGGATGCCGTGGTGGTGCCTAGCCAGACCGAGGCCATGGTCGTGGCGCTGCGTCAGCGCGGTTTGCCGGTGGAATATCACCTGTTCGCCGAAGAACGCCATGGTTTCCGTCAAGCCGCCAATCTGGCCGAAGCGTTACGCGCCGAACATGCCTTTTATCAGTGTCTGCGCTGA
- the pqqE gene encoding pyrroloquinoline quinone biosynthesis protein PqqE — protein sequence MLSSGSSFAKAGHEAGPPLWLLAELTYRCPLQCPYCSNPLDFAQQGAELSTAEWIEVFRQARELGAAQLGFSGGEPLVRQDLAELIAAARGLGYYTNLITSGIGLTEARIAEFADAGLDHIQISFQAADEEVNNLLAGSKKAFAQKLAMARAVKAHGYPMVLNFVTHRHNIDNIERIIELCLELEADFVELATCQFYGWAELNRAGLLPTRAQLERAERITNQWRDKLAAENHPCKLIFVTPDYYEERPKACMNGWGNLFLDITPDGTALPCHSARQLPVQFPNVREHSIEHIWRHSFGFNRFRGDDWMPEPCRSCDEKHKDFGGCRCQAFMLTGDASAADPVCSKSAHHGVIIAARQQADDAPLGMDALQYRNEKASRIICKA from the coding sequence ATGCTCAGTTCTGGATCGAGCTTCGCTAAGGCCGGCCATGAAGCTGGGCCGCCGTTATGGCTCTTGGCTGAGCTGACTTACCGCTGCCCGCTGCAGTGCCCGTACTGCTCCAACCCGCTGGATTTCGCCCAGCAGGGCGCCGAGCTGTCGACCGCCGAGTGGATCGAGGTGTTTCGCCAGGCCCGTGAGCTGGGGGCAGCGCAGCTGGGCTTTTCCGGTGGCGAGCCGCTGGTACGCCAAGATCTGGCCGAGCTGATCGCCGCCGCGCGCGGGCTGGGCTACTACACCAATCTGATCACCTCCGGCATCGGCCTGACCGAGGCGCGTATCGCCGAGTTCGCCGATGCCGGGCTCGATCATATCCAGATCAGCTTCCAGGCCGCCGACGAGGAGGTGAACAACCTGCTGGCCGGTTCGAAGAAGGCCTTCGCGCAGAAGCTGGCCATGGCCCGTGCAGTCAAGGCACACGGTTACCCGATGGTGCTCAACTTCGTCACCCACCGGCATAACATCGACAATATCGAACGCATCATCGAGCTGTGCCTGGAGCTGGAAGCGGACTTCGTCGAGCTCGCCACCTGCCAGTTCTATGGCTGGGCCGAGCTCAACCGCGCAGGGCTCTTGCCGACCCGCGCGCAACTGGAGCGTGCCGAGCGCATCACCAACCAGTGGCGCGACAAGCTGGCGGCCGAGAACCACCCGTGCAAGCTGATCTTCGTCACCCCGGACTACTACGAGGAGCGCCCCAAGGCCTGCATGAACGGCTGGGGCAACCTGTTCCTCGACATCACCCCGGACGGCACGGCGTTACCATGCCACAGCGCGCGACAGCTGCCGGTGCAGTTTCCCAATGTGCGCGAGCACAGCATCGAGCATATCTGGCGGCATTCCTTCGGTTTCAACCGCTTCCGTGGTGACGACTGGATGCCCGAACCGTGCCGCTCCTGCGACGAGAAGCACAAGGACTTTGGCGGCTGCCGCTGCCAGGCCTTCATGCTCACCGGGGATGCCAGCGCGGCTGACCCGGTGTGTAGCAAATCGGCCCATCACGGTGTGATTATCGCGGCACGCCAGCAGGCTGACGACGCTCCGCTGGGCATGGACGCACTGCAATACCGCAACGAGAAGGCCTCACGAATCATATGCAAGGCCTGA
- the pqqD gene encoding pyrroloquinoline quinone biosynthesis peptide chaperone PqqD, with the protein MTAAILPHIPAIRRGFRLQFEPAQGCHVLLYPEGMIKLNDSASEILQQVDGKRSVAEIIGNLHQRFPDVPGIDEDILAFMEVAHAQFWIELR; encoded by the coding sequence ATGACCGCCGCTATCCTGCCCCATATTCCCGCCATCCGCCGCGGCTTCCGCCTGCAGTTCGAGCCGGCCCAGGGCTGCCACGTACTGCTCTACCCGGAGGGGATGATCAAGCTCAACGACAGTGCCAGCGAGATTCTCCAGCAGGTCGACGGCAAGCGTTCGGTGGCCGAGATCATCGGCAATCTGCACCAGCGCTTCCCTGATGTGCCCGGTATCGACGAAGACATCCTCGCCTTCATGGAGGTGGCCCATGCTCAGTTCTGGATCGAGCTTCGCTAA
- the pqqC gene encoding pyrroloquinoline-quinone synthase PqqC — translation MSQPAMSPAEFEQALRAKGALYHIHHPFHRAMYEGRATREQIQGWVANRFYYQVNIPLKDAAIMANCPDRETRREWIQRILDHDGAPGEEGGIEAWLRLAESVGLKREQVMSQELVLPGVRFAVDAYVNFARRASWQEAASSSLTELFAPQIHQSRLDAWPQHYPWIDATGYDYFRKRLKEARRDVEHGLRITLEHYRTRESQERMLQILQFKLDILWSMLDAMSMAYELQRPPYHTVTAERVWHRGIAL, via the coding sequence ATGAGCCAACCTGCCATGAGCCCTGCCGAATTCGAGCAGGCACTGCGCGCCAAGGGCGCGCTGTACCACATTCATCATCCCTTCCATCGTGCCATGTACGAAGGGCGCGCCACCCGCGAGCAGATCCAGGGCTGGGTGGCCAATCGTTTCTACTACCAGGTCAACATCCCACTGAAGGATGCGGCGATCATGGCCAACTGCCCGGATCGCGAGACGCGCCGCGAGTGGATTCAACGCATCCTCGACCACGACGGTGCGCCAGGTGAGGAGGGCGGTATCGAGGCCTGGCTGCGCCTGGCCGAGTCGGTTGGCCTCAAGCGCGAGCAGGTGATGTCGCAGGAGCTGGTGCTGCCCGGCGTGCGCTTCGCTGTCGACGCCTACGTCAACTTCGCTCGCCGTGCCAGTTGGCAGGAAGCGGCCAGCAGTTCGCTGACCGAACTGTTCGCCCCGCAAATCCACCAGTCGCGCCTGGATGCCTGGCCGCAGCACTATCCGTGGATCGATGCCACCGGCTACGACTACTTCCGCAAGCGTCTGAAAGAAGCGCGCCGCGATGTCGAGCACGGCCTGCGCATCACCCTCGAGCACTACCGCACGCGCGAGTCACAGGAACGCATGCTGCAGATTCTGCAGTTCAAGCTGGACATCCTGTGGAGCATGCTCGACGCGATGAGCATGGCCTACGAGCTGCAACGCCCGCCGTATCACACGGTGACCGCCGAGCGTGTCTGGCATCGGGGGATCGCGCTATGA
- the pqqB gene encoding pyrroloquinoline quinone biosynthesis protein PqqB: protein MHIQILGSAAGGGFPQWNCNCRNCRGVRAGTLRAQPRTQSSIAISDDGEQWILCNASPDIRAQIEAFPALQPARKLRDTAIAGIVLLDSQIDHCTGLLTLREGCPHQVWCTEMVHQDLTTGFPLFNMLSHWNGGLQHQLIELAAEPFSIPACPALSITAIALRSSAPPYSPHRGNPHPGDNIGLFIEDRRSGRSLFYAPGLGQVDEHLLSWMRRADCLLVDGTLWRDDEMRVCEVGDKLGSEMGHLCQSGPGGMIEVLDALPSARKILIHINNTNPILDLDSPERAELDAHGIEVAFDGMSIVL from the coding sequence ATGCATATCCAGATTCTCGGCTCCGCCGCCGGTGGTGGTTTTCCGCAGTGGAACTGCAACTGCCGCAACTGTCGGGGCGTGCGAGCCGGCACCCTGCGCGCGCAGCCGCGTACGCAATCATCCATTGCCATTTCCGATGACGGTGAGCAGTGGATCCTGTGCAACGCCTCGCCGGACATTCGTGCGCAGATCGAGGCCTTCCCGGCACTGCAACCGGCACGCAAGCTACGCGATACGGCGATTGCCGGCATCGTCCTGCTCGATAGCCAGATCGACCACTGCACCGGCTTGCTGACCCTTCGTGAAGGCTGTCCGCACCAGGTCTGGTGTACTGAGATGGTGCATCAGGATCTGACTACCGGCTTTCCGCTGTTCAACATGCTCAGCCACTGGAATGGTGGCCTGCAGCATCAATTGATCGAACTCGCCGCCGAGCCGTTCAGCATTCCGGCCTGTCCGGCGCTGAGCATCACCGCCATCGCCCTGCGCAGCAGCGCGCCGCCTTATTCGCCACACCGTGGCAATCCGCATCCGGGCGACAACATCGGTCTGTTCATCGAGGATCGGCGCAGCGGCCGCAGCCTGTTCTACGCCCCCGGCCTCGGCCAGGTGGACGAGCACCTGCTGAGCTGGATGCGTCGCGCCGATTGCCTGCTGGTGGACGGCACGCTGTGGCGTGACGATGAGATGCGCGTGTGCGAGGTGGGCGACAAGCTCGGCAGCGAGATGGGGCATCTATGCCAGAGCGGCCCGGGCGGCATGATCGAGGTGCTCGACGCTCTACCGTCGGCACGCAAGATCCTCATTCATATCAACAACACCAACCCGATTCTCGACCTGGATTCGCCCGAGCGCGCCGAGCTGGACGCGCACGGCATCGAGGTCGCGTTCGATGGCATGAGCATCGTTTTGTAG
- the pqqA gene encoding pyrroloquinoline quinone precursor peptide PqqA, producing the protein MWTKPAYTDLRIGFEVTMYFANR; encoded by the coding sequence ATGTGGACTAAACCCGCCTACACCGATCTGCGTATTGGCTTCGAAGTGACGATGTATTTCGCCAATCGTTGA
- the exaC gene encoding acetaldehyde dehydrogenase ExaC, with product MIYANPGSAGAVITLKPRYGNYIGGEFVAPLSGQYFTNTSPVDGSVIAEFPRSNAADIDKALDAAHAAADAWGKTSVQERSHILLKIADRIEANLELLAVAETWDNGKAVRETLNADVPLAADHFRYFAGCIRAQEGSTAEINEGTVAYHFHEPLGVVGQIIPWNFPLLMAAWKLAPALAAGNAIVLKPAEQTPLSITLFVELIGDLLPPGVLNIVQGFGREAGESLATSKRIAKIAFTGSTPVGSHIMKCAAENIIPSTVELGGKSPNIFFADIMNAEPAFIEKAAEGLVLGFFNQGEVCTCPSRALVQESIYDAFMVEVLKKVKQIKRGNPLDTETMVGAQASQQQYDKILSYLEIAQQEGAQVLTGGAAEQLQGDLASGYYIQPTLLKGTNKMRVFQEEIFGPVIGVTTFKDEAEALAIANDTEFGLGAGVWSRDMNVAYRMGRAIKAGRVWTNCYHLYPAHAAFGGYKKSGVGRETHKMMLDHYQQTKNLLVSYDINPLGFF from the coding sequence ATGATTTACGCGAATCCGGGTTCTGCAGGCGCCGTCATTACCCTCAAGCCGCGCTACGGCAACTACATCGGTGGCGAGTTCGTCGCCCCGCTCAGTGGCCAGTACTTCACCAACACCAGCCCGGTCGACGGCTCGGTGATCGCCGAATTCCCTCGCTCCAACGCCGCCGACATCGACAAGGCGCTGGACGCCGCGCATGCCGCCGCCGATGCCTGGGGCAAGACCTCGGTGCAGGAGCGTTCGCACATCCTGCTGAAGATCGCTGACCGCATCGAAGCCAACCTCGAACTGCTGGCCGTGGCCGAAACCTGGGACAACGGCAAGGCCGTGCGTGAGACGCTGAACGCTGACGTGCCGCTGGCCGCTGACCATTTCCGCTACTTCGCTGGCTGCATCCGCGCCCAGGAAGGCAGCACCGCCGAGATCAACGAAGGCACCGTGGCCTATCACTTCCACGAGCCGCTGGGCGTGGTCGGGCAGATCATCCCGTGGAACTTCCCGCTGCTGATGGCCGCCTGGAAACTGGCTCCGGCCCTGGCTGCCGGCAACGCTATCGTCCTCAAACCGGCCGAGCAGACGCCGCTGTCGATCACGCTCTTCGTCGAGCTGATCGGCGACCTGCTGCCGCCGGGCGTGCTCAACATCGTTCAGGGCTTCGGCCGCGAAGCCGGTGAGTCGCTGGCTACCAGCAAGCGCATCGCCAAGATCGCCTTCACCGGTTCGACTCCGGTGGGCTCGCACATCATGAAGTGCGCCGCCGAGAACATCATCCCGAGCACTGTCGAGCTGGGTGGCAAATCGCCGAACATCTTCTTCGCCGACATCATGAACGCCGAGCCGGCCTTCATCGAGAAAGCGGCCGAAGGCCTGGTGCTGGGCTTCTTCAACCAGGGTGAGGTGTGCACCTGCCCGTCGCGCGCATTGGTGCAGGAGTCGATCTACGATGCCTTCATGGTCGAAGTGCTGAAGAAGGTCAAACAGATCAAGCGTGGCAACCCGCTGGACACCGAGACCATGGTCGGCGCCCAGGCTTCGCAACAGCAGTACGACAAGATCCTCAGCTACCTCGAAATCGCTCAGCAGGAAGGCGCTCAGGTGCTCACCGGCGGTGCTGCCGAGCAGCTGCAAGGTGACCTGGCCAGCGGTTATTACATCCAGCCGACGCTGCTCAAGGGCACCAACAAGATGCGCGTGTTCCAGGAAGAAATCTTCGGCCCGGTGATCGGTGTGACCACCTTCAAGGACGAAGCCGAAGCCCTGGCGATTGCCAACGACACCGAGTTCGGCCTGGGCGCCGGCGTGTGGAGCCGCGACATGAACGTCGCCTACCGCATGGGCCGTGCGATCAAGGCTGGCCGCGTATGGACCAACTGCTACCACCTGTACCCGGCGCACGCCGCGTTCGGTGGCTACAAGAAATCAGGCGTTGGCCGCGAAACCCACAAGATGATGCTCGACCACTACCAGCAGACCAAGAACCTGCTGGTGAGCTACGACATCAATCCGCTGGGCTTCTTCTGA
- a CDS encoding methanol/ethanol family PQQ-dependent dehydrogenase — MKHTGLRQPLFLTALCAAMLMPSAAALAVTDAEILKDATTTDQIVTNGLGLQGQRYSPLSILNDKNVKELRPVWTMSFGGEKQRGQQAQPMIKDGVMYVTASYSRVFAVDARTGRELWQYEARLPDDIRPCCDVINRGVALYDDLVIFGTLDAKLVALNKDTGKVVWRKNVADHKAGYSITAAPLVVNGKLITGVSGGEFGVVGKVEAYDPKNGELLWSRPTVEGHMGYVYKDGKAIENGISGGEAGKTWPGDLWKTGGAAPWLGGYYDADTNLLFFGTGNPAPWNSHLRPGDNLYSSSRLALNPDDGTIKWHFQTTPHDGWDFDGVNELISFDYQEGGKTVKAAATADRNGFFYVLDRTNGKFIRGFPFVDKITWAKGLDKNGRPIYDDSNRPGSPSAAEKGKSVFSAPAFLGAKNWMPMAYSQDTGLFYVPSNEWGMDIWNEDIAYKKGAAYLGAGFTIKPLNEEYIGVLRAIDPKTGKEVWRHKNYAPLWGGVLTTKGNLVFTGNPEGYLQAFNAKTGEKVWEFQTGSGVIGSPVTWEMDGEQYVSVLSGWGGAVPLWGGEVAKRVKHLNQGGMLWTFKLPKELVAKH, encoded by the coding sequence ATGAAACACACCGGTCTTCGCCAGCCCTTATTCCTCACCGCGCTGTGCGCGGCAATGCTGATGCCATCCGCCGCCGCGCTGGCGGTCACCGATGCCGAGATTCTCAAGGACGCCACCACCACCGACCAGATCGTCACCAACGGCCTGGGTCTGCAGGGCCAGCGCTACAGCCCGCTGAGCATCCTCAACGACAAGAACGTCAAGGAGTTGCGCCCGGTCTGGACCATGTCCTTCGGTGGCGAGAAGCAGCGCGGCCAGCAGGCCCAGCCGATGATCAAGGACGGCGTGATGTACGTCACCGCCTCCTACTCGCGGGTGTTCGCCGTCGATGCGCGTACCGGTCGTGAACTGTGGCAGTACGAAGCGCGCCTGCCGGATGACATCCGTCCCTGCTGCGACGTGATCAACCGTGGCGTTGCGCTGTACGACGATCTGGTGATCTTCGGCACCCTCGATGCCAAGCTGGTGGCGCTGAACAAGGACACCGGCAAGGTGGTCTGGCGCAAGAACGTCGCCGACCACAAGGCGGGTTACTCCATCACCGCAGCGCCGCTGGTGGTCAACGGCAAGCTGATCACCGGGGTCTCCGGTGGCGAGTTCGGCGTGGTCGGTAAGGTCGAGGCCTATGATCCGAAGAACGGTGAGCTGCTGTGGAGTCGCCCGACCGTCGAAGGTCACATGGGCTACGTCTACAAGGACGGCAAGGCCATCGAGAACGGCATAAGTGGTGGCGAGGCCGGCAAAACCTGGCCGGGCGACCTGTGGAAGACCGGTGGCGCCGCGCCCTGGCTGGGCGGTTACTACGACGCCGACACCAATCTGCTGTTCTTCGGCACCGGTAACCCGGCACCGTGGAACTCACACCTGCGCCCTGGCGACAACCTCTATTCGTCCTCGCGCCTGGCGCTCAACCCGGATGACGGCACCATCAAGTGGCACTTCCAGACCACGCCGCACGACGGTTGGGACTTCGACGGCGTCAACGAGCTGATCTCCTTCGACTACCAGGAAGGCGGCAAGACCGTGAAGGCGGCGGCCACCGCTGACCGTAACGGCTTCTTCTATGTACTCGATCGCACCAACGGCAAGTTCATTCGTGGCTTCCCCTTCGTCGACAAGATCACCTGGGCCAAGGGCCTGGACAAGAATGGCCGTCCGATCTATGACGACAGCAACCGTCCTGGCTCGCCAAGCGCGGCGGAGAAGGGCAAGAGCGTGTTCTCCGCGCCGGCCTTCCTCGGTGCGAAGAACTGGATGCCGATGGCCTACAGCCAGGACACTGGTCTGTTCTACGTGCCGTCCAACGAGTGGGGCATGGACATCTGGAACGAGGACATCGCCTACAAGAAAGGTGCGGCCTACCTCGGTGCTGGTTTCACCATCAAGCCGCTGAACGAGGAGTACATCGGCGTGCTGCGCGCCATCGATCCGAAGACCGGCAAGGAAGTCTGGCGCCATAAGAACTACGCGCCGCTGTGGGGCGGGGTACTGACCACCAAGGGCAACCTGGTGTTCACCGGCAACCCGGAAGGCTACCTGCAAGCCTTCAACGCCAAGACTGGCGAGAAGGTCTGGGAATTCCAGACCGGTTCCGGTGTGATCGGCTCGCCCGTGACCTGGGAAATGGATGGCGAGCAGTACGTTTCGGTGCTGTCCGGCTGGGGTGGTGCGGTACCGCTGTGGGGTGGCGAAGTGGCCAAGCGCGTCAAGCACCTGAACCAGGGCGGCATGCTGTGGACCTTCAAGCTGCCGAAGGAGCTGGTGGCCAAGCACTGA
- a CDS encoding ABC transporter substrate-binding protein, with the protein MGRVLIALLLAALWGQAQAESLKIGLNYPRTGNYKDEGLELRRGALLAVEMINQQGGLLGQPLDLLSENTDSDAAQATRNVEHFASQGARMVFGGATSEEAIAAGQRARELGLLYFATLGYANEVTGQAGQRYLFRESSSAWMSARVLGEYLSWHLPRQRYHYILIDDAWGCSIEQTLRLATGSADRARHGRSALPQGPVRREQYRAALDKAAASGADVLVLALLGDNLQRSMRMAHNMGLKQRMQIIVPNLTKSLVQQVGPQVMEDVIGTETWTWDTPKLENSSEGQQFVERYLDAHKEYPGATAASAYTVVQQWADAVRRSASTDSEALIAALEDHRYQLLKDEQQWRGFDHQNLQSIYAVRVRKREQIMRDTLKQHYFEIIHRMSGEQAAPSHDEWIQERGEVLSLQ; encoded by the coding sequence ATGGGACGTGTTCTGATCGCCTTGCTGCTGGCAGCGCTATGGGGCCAGGCGCAAGCCGAAAGTCTGAAGATCGGCCTCAACTACCCACGTACCGGCAACTACAAGGATGAAGGCCTGGAGCTGCGCCGCGGCGCCCTGCTCGCCGTAGAAATGATCAACCAGCAAGGCGGCCTGCTCGGCCAGCCGCTGGATCTGCTCAGCGAGAACACCGACTCCGACGCAGCCCAAGCCACACGCAACGTCGAGCACTTCGCCAGCCAGGGCGCACGCATGGTCTTCGGCGGCGCCACCAGCGAAGAAGCCATCGCTGCCGGGCAACGTGCCCGCGAGCTAGGTCTGCTGTACTTCGCCACGCTGGGTTACGCCAACGAGGTCACCGGCCAGGCCGGGCAACGCTATCTGTTTCGCGAGTCCAGCAGTGCCTGGATGAGCGCGCGGGTGCTCGGCGAATACCTGTCCTGGCACCTGCCACGCCAGCGCTATCACTACATCCTCATCGACGATGCCTGGGGCTGCAGCATCGAGCAGACCCTGCGCCTGGCCACCGGCAGCGCTGATCGCGCGCGCCATGGCCGCAGCGCCCTGCCCCAAGGCCCAGTGCGCCGCGAGCAATACCGAGCAGCCCTGGACAAGGCTGCCGCCAGCGGCGCCGACGTGCTGGTCTTGGCCCTGCTCGGCGACAACCTGCAGCGCAGCATGCGCATGGCCCACAACATGGGCCTCAAGCAGCGCATGCAGATCATCGTGCCGAACCTGACCAAGAGCCTGGTACAACAGGTCGGCCCGCAAGTGATGGAAGACGTGATCGGCACCGAAACCTGGACATGGGATACGCCCAAACTGGAAAACAGCAGCGAAGGCCAGCAATTCGTCGAGCGTTACCTCGACGCGCACAAGGAATACCCAGGTGCCACCGCCGCCTCCGCCTACACCGTCGTTCAACAGTGGGCCGATGCCGTACGACGCAGCGCCAGCACCGACAGCGAAGCCCTTATCGCGGCCCTCGAAGATCACCGTTACCAGTTGCTCAAGGACGAACAGCAATGGCGCGGCTTCGACCACCAGAACCTGCAGAGCATCTACGCCGTACGCGTGCGCAAGCGCGAACAGATCATGCGTGACACGCTCAAGCAACATTACTTCGAGATCATCCACCGCATGAGCGGCGAACAGGCCGCACCGAGCCATGACGAGTGGATTCAGGAAAGAGGCGAAGTCCTCAGCCTGCAGTAG
- a CDS encoding quinoprotein relay system zinc metallohydrolase 1 yields the protein MRWILLLTCLLANLAQAALDYRLEPRQIADGVWLVEGSTDNFAADNGGNIVNVGFIETADGVVVIDTGPSRRYGEALRQSIEKATGKPVVRVLLTHHHPDHVLGNQAFAGVPIAALPGTTKLLAEQGDAMAENMYRLVGDWMRGTEVVLPTEELHEGALEIGGRRLQLLALRGHTGADLAILDERTGVLFAGDILFYQRALTTPNSPGLDVWLADLDRLEAMPWKQIVPGHGPVTTDAAPFAQMRDYLGWLDGLLRQGAEQGAEMNELIRAPIPERFAQVNLSRYELIRSVSHLYPSYERSAMGRVDR from the coding sequence ATGCGCTGGATACTATTGCTGACCTGCTTGCTCGCCAACCTGGCCCAGGCTGCGCTCGACTATCGGCTCGAACCCCGGCAGATTGCCGATGGCGTGTGGCTGGTGGAAGGCAGCACCGACAATTTCGCAGCGGACAACGGCGGCAACATCGTCAACGTGGGCTTTATCGAAACCGCTGACGGCGTGGTGGTGATCGATACCGGCCCGTCGCGCCGTTACGGCGAGGCACTGCGTCAGAGCATCGAGAAAGCCACTGGAAAACCGGTGGTACGCGTGCTGCTGACTCACCATCATCCAGATCACGTACTGGGCAACCAGGCCTTCGCTGGCGTGCCTATCGCCGCGCTGCCGGGCACCACCAAGCTGCTGGCCGAGCAGGGCGATGCCATGGCGGAGAACATGTACCGTCTGGTGGGCGACTGGATGCGCGGTACCGAGGTGGTGTTGCCCACGGAAGAGCTGCACGAAGGTGCGCTGGAGATTGGCGGCCGGCGCCTGCAGTTGCTGGCGCTACGTGGTCACACTGGCGCCGACCTGGCGATTCTCGATGAGCGCACGGGCGTACTGTTTGCCGGCGACATCCTGTTCTACCAGAGGGCGCTGACCACACCGAACAGCCCGGGGCTGGATGTGTGGTTGGCCGATCTGGATCGCCTCGAAGCGATGCCGTGGAAGCAGATCGTGCCTGGCCATGGCCCGGTGACCACGGATGCTGCGCCTTTCGCGCAGATGCGTGATTACCTGGGCTGGCTCGATGGGCTGCTGCGCCAGGGCGCGGAGCAGGGGGCGGAGATGAACGAGCTGATCCGCGCGCCGATTCCCGAGCGGTTCGCCCAGGTCAATTTGTCGCGTTATGAGTTGATCCGCAGCGTCAGCCATCTCTACCCGAGCTACGAGCGCAGCGCGATGGGGCGGGTGGATCGTTAA